Part of the Heterodontus francisci isolate sHetFra1 chromosome 7, sHetFra1.hap1, whole genome shotgun sequence genome is shown below.
gCAAAAGATCCCAAGACATCCGGCATGGACTCTataggccgaacggcctccttctgtgccgtagatGACTCTAaagactatttcgaagagcagggtgGGTTCTCCCTGGCTTcctgggccagtatttatccctcagtccCCACCCTGGGGGCTCCGTGGTCTCTTGCTGTGCTCACGACTCCTCCACTAGCTGCACCCATTGGCTGCAGAGTTTCCCAATCAGGGCTTGGGCCCCCTGGCTGCCTGGAAACCCACCTCCCTGACATCCTGGTCCGCGGCGAGGGAGCTCTGGATAACACTGAACAAATCCGTCACCGACATCACCGCCAAGACACTGACAGAATAAACAGCCCAAACGTTCCAGCCACCGACAGAAGCTGCAGCTTCTCCTTCTCTGCAGCCGCGGCGGGGAGAGACATGCGACAGACCCCGAGGGGTCCTTCCCTATCGCTGGTCGCATATAATGCCCATCCGCAAATTAGCCTGATTTTTCTTTTtaattattaaaaaaaaatctacaagCATCATTAATTGTAAAAAAATTATCTATGGTGAAGCACTACGTCGAAAGAGCTACAATCATTCTTAACGTAGAAGTTGTTTtgttctttttgattttttttttctggcgGCATCTGTTCGGACACCCCCCCCAACCGGGGTTTAACCTCTGACCTCCCGGACATCACTTCCTCCTTTCTCTTTCCGCCATTGAAGTTGCTGGAGCGGAGTTTTGGCCATGGTGAGTGCGAGCGGATCCAATCCGTCGCCATCAGCCTTATTACGGCCGCTTGATTGTCAAATAAGATAAATATCTGTCCCGAAAGGCTCGGTGGGGCTTTCGGCATCGGTATTGGAGTGAACGTTTTAACGATTAAATAAATAACCCATTTTTTTGTCAGTTAAGGGGGACGCTTAGGCCTGTAACTGGGCCTCGCTGGGCAGCGGATGGGGATTTAAATCTTTCGTTGGTCCCCCTTTTTAAAGTGgacgtaggagcagagggacctggggtatatgtgcacaaaccgTTGAAGTTGACAGGGCTTTAAAAAGGCctacgggatcctgagctttagAAATAGAgacaaatcaaggaagttatggtcaatctttataaaacactggtttaacCTCACTGGagcattgtgcccaattctggtcaccacactttaggaaggatgtgatggctttagagagggtgcagaagagattcgcgAGAGTTGTTCCAGAGATGGGGAACTTTGGTTACGTGAATAGActggaggagctgggattgttctccatagagaagagatttgatagagatgctcaaaatcctgaggggtcttagacTGAGTTTAAAGTAAAAGGAATTAAATGTATGTAATGCCTTTTATGATGTCCgaaagtgttttacagctaattaagtacttttcaagAGCAatgattgttgtaatgtaggaaaaacagcagctaatttgtgcacagcaagctcccacgtacAACAttctgataatgaccagttaatttttttttttgatgttgattgagagataaattttGGCCACAGCACTGGGGAGAACTGCTCtgcttccaaatagtggccgtgagatggaaggcctcggtttaatgtctcattcaaaagacggcaccttttgacagtgcagcattccatcagtactggcaCTATAGTGTCGATCTctctttgtgctcaagtcctggagtgggacttgaacccacagccttgtgattgaggcgagagtgctagcaactgagccaaggctgacacagccaatagaaactgttcccgttggaagAATGGTTGAGAACCAGTGGGCActtatttaaggtgattgatagaaggaaaaacctttttgtgcagtgagtggttaggatctggaatgcactacctgagtttGTTGAGGCATATTCAAGcggggccttcaaaagggaattggataaacacctgaaggagaaaaaaaattgcaggtctacggggaaagCTAAATTTggccttgcagagagctagcacaaaTGCACCAGGCCGAATGGCTTccatctatgctgtaaccattctatgatcctgtGACTTAACAGTTCGTTTATTTGGTTTGCTTTATTCTTGCAGCCATCCCACAAAACCTTCAGGATAAAGCGCTTCCTAGCCAAGAAGATGAAGCAAAACAGGCCGATTCCACAGTGGATCCGCATGAAAACTGGCAACAAGATCAGGTGCGGGTTTACCAGACCCTGGAGGCTGCGTAGTCCCTCTGTCTCAACTTGTTTGCTGCTGAGACCCTCTTTCATGCCCTTGTTATCTCCGGACTTGagcattctaatgcactcctggctggcatcccaagttctaccctctgtaaacttgcagtcttccaagactGCATCCAATGACCTAACTTGCTCCATGTCCCATTCGCCCATcactccccgtgctcactgacctacattggctcccagtctaccAACAccttgtttttaaaaaattcatgtccttgttttcaagtccctccatggtctCAACCCTCCCTAACCTCCTCGATAACTGCATTCttctagtggcagcagtgtgtaccatctacaagatgcactgcagcaacgcaccagggctccttagacagcaccttccaaacctgcgacctctaccaactagaaggacaagggcagcaaatgcaccacctgcaggttcccctccaaaccacacaccatcctgacttggaactatatcgctgttccttcactgtcactgggtcaaaatcctggaactccctaaaagcactgtgggtgtatctacctcccatggactgcagcagttcaagaagtcggctcacgactaccttcttaagggcaactagggatgggcaataaatgctgatctagccagcgacatccacaaccaatgaatgaataaaaaaaaaaattctggcctgttgagcatccctaattttaatagatccacccattggtggctgtgtcttcagctgctaaGGCATTAACTTCTGGACTTCCTTACAActctgactctctacctcacttttcctttaagatgctttaaaacctacctctagccaagccttttggccatctgccctaatatcttagtatgtggctttgtgtcagattttgtttgacgcCCTTGTGAAgttaaaggtgctgtgtaaatgtTGTAAGGATGGTGATTATAACTGTGAATAGCGTTATTTTTTATCTGCATATGTCAAAATAGTtgcgagtgtgtctgtatttatagTGTATGTAAAAGTTATCCTGACAAAAGAAACAGGGGAAATGAGATGATCTAGAATCTGTTGCTTGAAAGTGTGGTGGGAGTAGATTCAATTGTAATTTT
Proteins encoded:
- the LOC137371867 gene encoding large ribosomal subunit protein eL39, which codes for MPSHKTFRIKRFLAKKMKQNRPIPQWIRMKTGNKIRYNSKRRHWRRTKLGL